Proteins encoded within one genomic window of Trichomycterus rosablanca isolate fTriRos1 chromosome 7, fTriRos1.hap1, whole genome shotgun sequence:
- the nfu1 gene encoding NFU1 iron-sulfur cluster scaffold homolog, mitochondrial: MAAYRRAGLVRTLCSRVTGVRTPACSYYHRAALTKPGQCQTRVLPKFPVSIFVRNMFIQTQDTPNPNSLKFLPGRMVLESGTMDFVAPRDAYCSPLARQLFRIDGVKSVFLGPDFITITKTDSLVEWKVIKPDVFATIMDFFTSGLPVVNEDASPRADTAPSDDDDEVVAIIKELLDTRIRPTVQEDGGDVLYKGFEDGIVKLKLQGSCTSCPSSIVTLKTGIQNMLQFYVPEVEGVEQVKDEDEAVEKKQ; encoded by the exons ATGGCGGCGTACAGGCGTGCAGGACTTGTTCGGACTCTGTGTTCACGTGTAACAGGAGT AAGAACTCCAGCTTGCAGTTATTACCATAGAGCTGCACTCACTAAACCAGGTCAATGTCAAACCAGGGTATTACCAAAATTTCCCGTGTCCATATTTG TGAGAAACATGTTTATTCAGACCCAAGACACGCCAAACCCAAACAGTCTGAAGTTTCTCCCTGGTCGGATGGTGCTGGAATCAGGAACCATGGACTTTGTTGCTCCTAGGGATGCTTATTGTTCTCCACTTGCCAG GCAACTGTTTAGAATTGATGGAGTCAAAAGTGTCTTTCTGGGCCCTGACTTTATAACTATCACAAAG aCGGATTCACTTGTTGAGTGGAAGGTGATTAAACCAGATGTTTTCGCCACCATTATGGATTTCTTCACATCAGGACTTCCGGTCGTCAATGAGGACGCCTCTCCACGTGCAGACACAG CTCCctcagatgatgatgatgaggtgGTTGCTATCATCAAAGAGCTGCTGGACACACGAATCAG GCCCACGGTGCAGGAGGATGGAGGTGATGTGCTCTATAAGGGCTTTGAAGATGGCATTGTGAAGCTGAAGCTCCAGGGTTCATGCACTAGCTGTCCCAGCTCCATTGTCACTCTAAAGACCGGAATTCAAAACATGCTACAGTTCTACGTCCCTGAGGTGGAGGGGGTGGAGCAG GTGAAGGATGAAGACGAGGCAGTGGAAAAGAAGCAATAA
- the LOC134317482 gene encoding uncharacterized protein FLJ45252-like, whose protein sequence is MLSTVFLLNLVHAYFCSCPPEAKEKSNGYGALLEGDEVDATTEDWLHSSDEDNEEEGRTDGTRPESSSLDCSGSRPLLQDFDEDEDQEAGTSENLPMSSDSPPSAVQESSMITQPSQGVTRNHLPPASNPDPDIFSIAPFRATQEAVSDVDVFANAPFPRPSTQPQQADIFLQAPFGMRKKTEGMVYAHPVQQPGLQPAQKVPSYHGSHEQSVLDQVAPLPFRPQALAKYSRHYEGPDVTTDDPFVAAPFRLKGPQEKH, encoded by the exons ATGCTGAGTACAG TATTCTTGCTCAACCTTGTACATGCCTATTTTTGTTCTTGTCCTCCAGAGGCGAAGGAGAAGTCTAACGGCTATGGAGCACTTTTGGAAGGGGATGAAGTGGATGCCACCACTGAGGACTGGCTGCATTCCAGCGATGAAGATAATGAGGAAGAGGGCAGAACAGATGGGACAAGGCCTGAATCTTCAAGCCTTGACTGCAGTGGCTCTAGGCCTTTGTTGCAAGACTTTGATGAAGATGAAGATCAAGAGGCAGGGACTTCAGAAAACCTTCCGATGTCCTCTGACTCACCACCAAGTGCTGTCCAAGAGTCCTCAATGATTACCCAGCCATCACAGGGTGTAACACGAAACCACTTGCCCCCTGCCAGCAATCCTGATCCTGATATTTTCTCCATAGCACCCTTTAGGGCAACTCAAGAAGCAGTTAGTGATGTGGACGTCTTTGCAAATGCTCCATTTCCACGTCCGTCAACTCAACCTCAACAAGCAGACATCTTCCTTCAAGCGCCTTTCGGAATGAGAAAGAAAACAGAGGGAATGGTGTACGCTCATCCAGTCCAACAACCTGGGTTACAACCAGCTCAGAAGGTTCCATCTTATCATGGAAGCCACGAACAGAGCGTCCTTGACCAAGTGGCACCTCTGCCCTTTCGACCGCAGGCTTTAGCAAAATACTCCAGACATTATGAAGGACCAGATGTTACTACCGATGATCCGTTTGTTGCTGCACCCTTTCGTTTGAAAGGTCCTCAGGAAAAGCACTAA